One genomic window of Quadrisphaera setariae includes the following:
- a CDS encoding HAD family hydrolase: MLRAVVFDLDATLVDHVGAATAGLRAWLSVRAVASTPELEARWFALEAEHFNRWRDGEISHDEQRRERLRAFLPLVGSPVGTPDELDAEYAGFLASLRRHWRAFDDVPAVLGALRGGGLLTAVLTNGVEALQREKLEHLGLVDAVGPLFAADALGVAKPRPGAFTAVCERLGLEPGQVLYVGDDHEVDVLGARAAGLQAVLVDRTGSAPPAERCAVASLSEVLELPEVRAALR, encoded by the coding sequence GTGCTGAGAGCGGTCGTCTTCGACCTGGACGCCACCCTCGTCGACCACGTCGGTGCCGCCACCGCGGGGCTGCGCGCCTGGCTGTCCGTTCGCGCGGTGGCGTCGACGCCCGAGCTGGAGGCCCGCTGGTTCGCGCTGGAGGCGGAGCACTTCAACCGCTGGCGCGACGGCGAGATCAGCCACGACGAGCAGCGCCGCGAGCGCCTTCGCGCGTTCCTGCCGCTGGTGGGATCACCGGTGGGCACCCCGGACGAGCTCGACGCCGAGTACGCGGGCTTCCTGGCCTCGTTGCGGCGCCACTGGCGCGCCTTCGACGACGTCCCGGCGGTGCTCGGCGCGCTGCGCGGCGGGGGACTGCTCACCGCCGTCCTCACGAACGGGGTGGAGGCGCTGCAGCGCGAGAAGCTGGAGCACCTCGGGCTCGTCGACGCGGTCGGACCGCTGTTCGCCGCCGACGCCCTGGGGGTGGCCAAGCCCCGGCCGGGAGCCTTCACCGCCGTGTGCGAGCGGCTCGGTCTGGAGCCGGGCCAGGTGCTCTACGTCGGCGACGACCACGAGGTGGACGTTCTGGGCGCTCGGGCCGCTGGCCTGCAGGCGGTGCTCGTCGACAGGACGGGCTCGGCGCCCCCGGCGGAGAGGTGCGCGGTCGCCTCGCTCAGCGAGGTGCTGGAGCTGCCCGAGGTCCGCGCAGCGCTGCGCTGA
- a CDS encoding DUF6518 family protein: MSAAAPAAPSWRQALAGRPPHRQSRQSRQQRQQRHSSESTAPAVAAVTAATAAAVMLGAATEAAQGVLPTAWGPLANSVTAWVLLPAALTAAVLAAVPRRGGSTGSSLALALVTGLATTQGLVAGYYAWAAFVSGTPHAWSSVVLWAAAGLLSGALVGVAALVRATETGVLRGAATGLLAAVPLADGGRTVVLFPWQASAGWAFAALAVVVLLVCLRRGERAAGWATAAVAVAAGAAGFALLDAAVRIATA, from the coding sequence ATGAGCGCCGCAGCCCCCGCCGCCCCCTCCTGGCGTCAGGCGCTCGCGGGGCGTCCACCCCACCGGCAGTCCCGGCAGTCCCGTCAGCAGCGGCAGCAGCGCCACAGCTCGGAGAGCACGGCACCCGCGGTGGCCGCGGTGACCGCCGCCACGGCTGCCGCGGTGATGCTGGGAGCGGCCACCGAGGCCGCCCAGGGCGTCCTTCCCACGGCGTGGGGGCCGCTGGCCAACTCGGTGACGGCGTGGGTGCTCCTCCCGGCGGCGCTCACCGCGGCGGTGCTGGCGGCCGTGCCGCGACGCGGGGGCTCCACCGGGTCCTCTCTCGCCCTGGCGCTGGTGACGGGCCTGGCGACCACCCAGGGCCTGGTGGCCGGGTACTACGCGTGGGCGGCCTTCGTCAGCGGCACCCCGCACGCGTGGTCGTCGGTGGTGCTGTGGGCGGCCGCGGGCCTCCTCAGCGGTGCCCTCGTCGGGGTGGCCGCGCTGGTGCGCGCCACCGAGACGGGGGTGCTGCGCGGCGCTGCCACCGGCCTGCTGGCGGCGGTTCCCCTGGCCGACGGCGGCCGGACGGTGGTGCTCTTCCCGTGGCAGGCCAGCGCGGGATGGGCGTTCGCGGCGCTGGCCGTCGTCGTCCTGCTCGTGTGCCTGCGCCGCGGTGAGCGCGCAGCGGGATGGGCCACGGCCGCGGTCGCCGTCGCGGCCGGCGCCGCGGGGTTCGCGCTGCTCGACGCCGCCGTGCGGATCGCCACGGCCTGA
- a CDS encoding o-succinylbenzoate synthase, translated as MGRGGGAAGAAPPLEELLAGAAVVALPLRVRFRGIEVREALLLRGPAGWGEFAPFAEYDDATSAAWLAAGVEAAWAGWPEPLRQRVTVNATVPAVPAEQVPEVLARFPGCTTAKVKVAERGQSLADDLARVAAVREALAARTGDGARVRVRVDANGGWSVEDAAAALTALTAGRGQGPLQYAEQPCASVAELVALRARLAAAGVAVPIAADESIRRASDPLAVVRAGAADVAVLKVPPMGGVRAVLALAEQLRAEGLRRTGTPVPVVLSSALDTAVGLSAGLAAAAALPLVSGEEQLASGLGTGSLFAVDVAEPRELAGGALPVGPVEPDPELLQRHAAPPERRDWWLRRLRRCHALL; from the coding sequence CTGGGCCGGGGGGGCGGTGCGGCCGGTGCGGCGCCGCCCCTGGAGGAGCTGCTGGCCGGCGCGGCGGTGGTGGCGCTGCCGCTGCGCGTGAGGTTCCGCGGCATCGAGGTCCGGGAGGCCCTGCTGCTGCGGGGCCCCGCCGGCTGGGGCGAGTTCGCCCCCTTCGCCGAGTACGACGACGCCACCTCCGCCGCGTGGCTGGCCGCGGGGGTCGAGGCCGCCTGGGCCGGCTGGCCGGAGCCGCTGCGCCAGCGGGTCACCGTCAACGCCACCGTCCCCGCCGTCCCCGCAGAGCAGGTGCCGGAGGTGCTCGCCCGCTTCCCCGGCTGCACCACCGCCAAGGTGAAGGTCGCCGAGCGGGGGCAGTCGCTGGCCGACGACCTCGCCCGGGTGGCGGCCGTCCGCGAGGCGCTGGCCGCACGCACCGGCGACGGAGCTCGCGTGCGCGTGCGGGTGGACGCCAACGGCGGCTGGAGCGTCGAGGACGCCGCCGCGGCGCTCACCGCCCTCACCGCGGGCCGGGGGCAGGGGCCGCTGCAGTACGCCGAGCAGCCCTGTGCGTCCGTCGCCGAGCTGGTCGCGCTGCGCGCACGGCTCGCTGCCGCGGGCGTCGCCGTCCCGATCGCCGCGGACGAGAGCATCCGGCGCGCCTCCGACCCCCTGGCGGTGGTGCGCGCGGGCGCCGCCGACGTCGCCGTCCTCAAGGTGCCGCCGATGGGCGGGGTCCGAGCGGTGCTGGCCCTCGCCGAGCAGTTGCGCGCCGAGGGCCTGCGCCGCACCGGGACGCCGGTGCCGGTGGTGCTGTCCAGCGCCCTGGACACCGCCGTCGGCCTGTCGGCGGGACTGGCCGCGGCGGCCGCGCTCCCGCTCGTCAGCGGCGAAGAGCAGCTGGCCAGCGGGCTGGGCACCGGGTCGCTGTTCGCCGTCGACGTCGCCGAGCCGCGGGAGCTGGCGGGCGGAGCGCTGCCCGTCGGCCCGGTCGAGCCCGACCCGGAGCTGCTCCAGCGGCACGCGGCGCCGCCGGAGCGACGTGACTGGTGGCTGAGGCGGCTGCGGCGCTGCCACGCGCTGCTGTGA
- the menD gene encoding 2-succinyl-5-enolpyruvyl-6-hydroxy-3-cyclohexene-1-carboxylic-acid synthase, translating to MQTSVQPSTLLARTVVVALARAGVREVVLCPGSRSAPLAYALHDADAAGLLRLHVRHDERAAAFTALGAGRATGVPAAVVTTSGTAVANLHPAVLEAAEAGVPLVVLSADRPHAVRGTWANQTTALQAGLFGAAARHALDLPVPRAHEPLARARATWAAGVADLVAAALGQRGTRPGPVHGDLAFADPLVPDVPWTPPSLLALSAESARRAPSQGALAAESAGKEVAGGPERTVVVAGDGPAPLGALARRLAERRGWPLLAEPSSGARGGPNAVAAYRLLLDQPALGAAVERVVAVGRPTLSRPVSALLARADVDLVHLVTHVDDPGPARPHHRVLVSSARQGEQDHDHARAGGDWLRRWQRAGAAAQAVTDAVLDDEARAGRLTGPLLAREVAAAVTGTGAQDLLVAAASNAVRDLDLAAAPWADPVAAPRVLAARGLSGIDGTLSTATGAALAAGSPTTVLVGDLAVLHDANGLLLPPGEPEPDLRVVVLDDDGGGIFSGLEHGDPERSDRARVFERLFGTPHGRDLVAIAAALGVPARRVTDLADLRSALAAPVRGREVLVVPADRSDLRALHARIRSRVSGAVAGLGSGS from the coding sequence GTGCAGACCTCCGTCCAGCCGTCGACGCTGCTGGCGCGCACCGTCGTCGTCGCCCTCGCGAGGGCCGGGGTGCGCGAGGTGGTGCTGTGCCCCGGGTCGCGGTCGGCACCGCTGGCCTACGCCCTGCACGACGCGGACGCCGCCGGGCTGCTGCGCCTGCACGTCCGCCACGACGAGCGGGCCGCGGCGTTCACCGCGCTCGGCGCGGGCCGCGCCACCGGCGTGCCCGCCGCGGTGGTCACGACGTCGGGCACGGCCGTCGCCAACCTCCACCCCGCCGTCCTCGAGGCGGCCGAGGCCGGCGTGCCGCTCGTGGTGCTCTCCGCCGACCGCCCGCACGCCGTGCGCGGCACCTGGGCCAACCAGACCACCGCGCTGCAGGCCGGGCTGTTCGGCGCTGCTGCCCGGCACGCCCTCGACCTGCCCGTCCCACGGGCCCACGAGCCGCTCGCCAGGGCCCGCGCCACGTGGGCCGCGGGCGTCGCCGACCTCGTCGCTGCGGCGCTCGGGCAGCGCGGCACCCGGCCCGGCCCGGTCCACGGCGACCTCGCCTTCGCCGACCCGCTCGTGCCCGACGTCCCCTGGACCCCGCCCTCCCTTCTCGCACTTTCCGCAGAAAGTGCGAGAAGGGCCCCTTCCCAAGGCGCACTCGCCGCGGAAAGTGCGGGAAAGGAGGTCGCCGGGGGGCCCGAGCGCACGGTGGTCGTCGCGGGCGACGGACCCGCGCCCCTCGGGGCTCTGGCCCGCCGGCTCGCGGAGCGCCGCGGCTGGCCGCTGCTCGCCGAGCCCAGCTCCGGCGCCCGCGGCGGCCCGAACGCCGTCGCGGCCTACCGGCTGCTGCTCGACCAGCCCGCCCTCGGCGCTGCGGTGGAGCGCGTGGTCGCCGTCGGCAGGCCCACGCTCAGCCGGCCCGTGAGCGCGCTGCTGGCCCGCGCGGACGTCGACCTGGTCCACCTGGTCACCCACGTGGACGACCCCGGCCCCGCCCGCCCGCACCACCGCGTCCTGGTCAGCTCCGCCCGGCAGGGAGAGCAGGACCACGACCACGCCCGTGCGGGCGGGGACTGGCTGCGCCGCTGGCAGCGCGCCGGTGCCGCCGCCCAGGCCGTCACGGACGCCGTCCTCGACGACGAGGCCCGCGCCGGTCGCCTCACCGGACCGCTCCTCGCCCGCGAGGTGGCGGCCGCGGTCACAGGGACGGGAGCCCAGGACCTCCTCGTCGCCGCGGCGTCCAACGCCGTCCGCGACCTCGACCTCGCGGCCGCCCCGTGGGCCGACCCGGTCGCCGCTCCCCGGGTGCTGGCGGCCCGGGGCCTGTCGGGCATCGACGGGACCCTCTCGACCGCCACCGGCGCCGCGCTCGCGGCCGGGTCGCCCACCACGGTGCTCGTGGGCGACCTCGCCGTCCTGCACGACGCGAACGGCCTGCTCCTGCCGCCGGGCGAGCCCGAGCCGGACCTGCGCGTCGTCGTCCTCGACGACGACGGCGGCGGCATCTTCAGCGGCCTCGAGCACGGCGACCCCGAGCGCTCCGACCGGGCACGGGTCTTCGAACGCCTCTTCGGCACGCCCCACGGCCGCGACCTGGTGGCGATCGCCGCGGCGCTCGGCGTCCCGGCGCGCCGCGTGACCGACCTGGCCGACCTGCGCTCAGCGCTGGCGGCGCCGGTGCGGGGCCGCGAGGTGCTCGTGGTCCCCGCCGACCGCTCGGACCTGCGCGCGCTGCACGCCCGCATCCGCTCACGGGTCTCCGGCGCGGTGGCCGGCCTCGGCTCCGGCTCCTGA
- a CDS encoding isochorismate synthase, with product MTTTVGRSSRPPQPRSLEPGSPGAVRARLRWRTTRVSDPGPLLDVLTRRSPSSSPLAWVRREEGLVGWGEAARVEAGGEHRFATAAAAWRDLVLGAPVVDDVHLPGTGPVAFTSLSFDAASAGGGVLVVPEVLVGRRGDVVWVTTAEPVDAPVGAVGSVAQTAVAAGDPVEPVSGPGAVRYADGALCGPRWATAVARAVARIQAGELEKVVLARDLVAEAEHEVDPRWLLARLAEAYPSCWSFSVDGLVGATPELLVRRERGLVHSRVLAGTIRRTGDEERDASLAGSLARSGKDLEEHEYAVRSVVSALAPHCRTTTAPDAPFVLHLPNVMHLASDVTGVLDDARPGGAPGVLELAAALHPTAAVCGTPTSAAAALIAELEGMDRDRYAGPVGWVDGSGDGEVGLALRCARIDPDDARRVRLFAGCGVVAGSDPMAELAESDAKLVPVRDALGGA from the coding sequence ATGACCACGACCGTCGGCCGTTCGAGCCGTCCGCCCCAGCCCCGCTCGCTCGAGCCGGGCTCGCCGGGCGCTGTGCGCGCCAGGCTGCGCTGGCGCACGACGCGGGTCTCCGACCCGGGTCCCCTGCTCGACGTCCTCACCCGCCGCTCCCCCTCGTCCAGCCCGCTGGCGTGGGTGCGCCGCGAGGAGGGGCTGGTCGGCTGGGGCGAGGCCGCCCGCGTCGAGGCCGGCGGTGAGCACCGCTTCGCCACCGCCGCCGCTGCCTGGCGCGACCTCGTGCTCGGAGCCCCCGTCGTCGACGACGTCCACCTGCCCGGGACCGGCCCGGTGGCGTTCACGTCGCTCTCGTTCGACGCCGCCTCGGCGGGCGGCGGCGTGCTCGTCGTCCCCGAGGTCCTCGTGGGCCGGCGCGGCGACGTCGTCTGGGTGACCACCGCCGAGCCCGTCGACGCTCCCGTCGGGGCCGTGGGCTCCGTCGCGCAGACCGCCGTGGCCGCCGGGGACCCGGTGGAGCCGGTGAGCGGGCCCGGTGCCGTGCGGTACGCCGACGGCGCGCTGTGCGGACCGCGCTGGGCCACCGCCGTCGCCCGCGCCGTCGCCCGCATCCAGGCCGGCGAGCTGGAGAAGGTGGTGCTCGCCCGCGACCTCGTCGCCGAGGCGGAGCACGAGGTCGACCCGCGCTGGCTGCTCGCGCGCCTGGCCGAGGCCTACCCGTCGTGCTGGTCGTTCTCCGTGGACGGGCTCGTCGGGGCGACGCCGGAGCTGCTGGTCCGCCGCGAGCGCGGGCTCGTGCACTCGCGCGTGCTGGCCGGGACCATCCGCCGCACCGGCGACGAGGAGCGCGACGCCTCCCTGGCGGGGTCGTTGGCGCGCTCCGGCAAGGACCTGGAGGAGCACGAGTACGCCGTGCGCTCGGTGGTGTCGGCCCTCGCGCCCCACTGCCGGACGACGACCGCGCCGGACGCCCCCTTCGTGCTGCACCTGCCCAACGTCATGCACCTCGCCTCCGACGTCACCGGCGTCCTGGACGACGCCCGCCCCGGCGGTGCGCCCGGCGTGCTCGAGCTGGCGGCGGCGCTGCACCCCACGGCCGCGGTCTGCGGGACCCCCACCTCCGCGGCGGCGGCGCTCATCGCCGAGCTGGAGGGCATGGACCGCGACCGGTACGCCGGGCCCGTCGGCTGGGTGGACGGCAGCGGCGACGGTGAGGTCGGGCTGGCGCTGCGGTGCGCCCGCATCGACCCCGACGACGCCCGCCGCGTGCGCCTGTTCGCCGGGTGCGGGGTGGTGGCGGGGTCGGACCCGATGGCCGAGCTGGCCGAGTCCGACGCCAAGCTCGTGCCGGTGCGCGACGCGCTCGGCGGCGCCTGA
- a CDS encoding aldehyde dehydrogenase family protein, with translation MSSTSGDATTQTSATEAVRAAARRAHAASVALRTAPDARVSEALAAAADRVAGAAGAVLAANARDVAAAQDRGMSAGLLDRLRLDPARLESAAQQLREIAALPAQPRMAFVRDLPGGEGAVWERRVPVGVIGATYEARPAVTLDVAGQVLRARSAAVLRTGSAALGTSAVLVDEVLTPALAAAGLPDGAVELVREPGHDAAEALVAQPDLVPLVIVRGSGETTRHLSRLGASAGTRVLAHADGGGVMYADVAADLDRFRSLLRAGVDRLGVCNRLNLLLVHSARWEELSQVAVEVLGDAGVEALLPPHEHELGHEWALDSGREARVTVAPVAGPVEATALAAAETSGIAATVVTEDAGTAAEFLGAWGGTGGFWNTTTRLLDGYKLLGVPETGISVDSVPGPRGPVTGGDLVLRQFVVLPAGTSGADAVQDSLRG, from the coding sequence GTGAGCAGCACCTCCGGCGACGCCACCACCCAGACCAGCGCCACCGAGGCCGTCCGGGCCGCTGCCCGTCGCGCGCACGCCGCGTCCGTCGCGCTGCGCACCGCTCCGGACGCCCGGGTGAGCGAGGCCCTCGCCGCCGCCGCCGACCGGGTGGCCGGGGCCGCTGGCGCCGTCCTGGCCGCCAACGCCCGCGACGTCGCCGCGGCGCAGGACCGCGGGATGAGCGCCGGGCTGCTCGACAGGCTCCGCCTCGACCCGGCGCGCCTGGAGTCCGCGGCGCAGCAGCTGCGCGAGATCGCCGCGCTGCCCGCCCAGCCCCGGATGGCGTTCGTGCGCGACCTGCCGGGCGGTGAGGGCGCCGTGTGGGAGCGCCGGGTGCCCGTGGGCGTCATCGGTGCCACGTACGAGGCGCGTCCCGCGGTCACGCTGGACGTGGCGGGCCAGGTGCTGCGCGCGCGCAGCGCCGCCGTCCTGCGCACCGGCTCGGCGGCGCTGGGCACCTCCGCCGTGCTCGTCGACGAGGTGCTCACCCCGGCGCTGGCCGCAGCCGGCCTGCCCGACGGCGCGGTGGAGCTGGTCCGCGAGCCCGGGCACGACGCCGCCGAGGCGCTCGTGGCCCAGCCCGACCTGGTGCCCCTGGTCATCGTGCGCGGCTCCGGGGAGACCACCCGGCACCTCTCGCGCCTGGGCGCGTCCGCGGGGACGCGCGTGCTGGCCCACGCCGACGGCGGCGGGGTCATGTACGCCGACGTCGCCGCTGACCTGGACCGGTTCCGGTCGCTGCTGCGCGCCGGGGTGGACAGGCTCGGCGTCTGCAACCGCCTCAACCTGCTGCTGGTGCACTCCGCCCGCTGGGAGGAGCTGAGCCAGGTGGCCGTCGAGGTGCTCGGCGACGCCGGCGTGGAGGCGCTGCTGCCCCCGCACGAGCACGAGCTCGGCCACGAGTGGGCCCTCGACTCCGGCCGGGAGGCCCGGGTCACCGTCGCCCCCGTGGCGGGCCCCGTGGAGGCGACGGCGCTCGCGGCGGCGGAGACCAGCGGCATCGCCGCCACCGTGGTCACCGAGGACGCCGGGACCGCCGCCGAGTTCCTCGGCGCGTGGGGCGGCACGGGCGGCTTCTGGAACACGACCACCCGGCTGCTCGACGGCTACAAGCTGCTGGGCGTCCCCGAGACCGGCATCAGCGTCGACTCGGTGCCCGGCCCGCGGGGTCCGGTGACCGGCGGCGACCTCGTGCTGCGGCAGTTCGTGGTGCTGCCCGCCGGCACGAGCGGCGCCGACGCCGTGCAGGACTCCCTGCGCGGCTGA
- a CDS encoding demethylmenaquinone methyltransferase: protein MTRADLAKAPHEVAAMFDGVASRYDLTNTVLSLRQDRSWRRAVVKALDLRPGEKVLDLAAGTGTSTEPFAALGARPVACDFSRGMLAVGARRRPDLSFVAGDATRLPFADASFDAVTISFGLRNVVEPQAALAEMLRVTRPGGRLVVCEFSHPTWAPFRTVYTEYLMRALPAIARRTASNPDAYVYLAESIRAWPDQAGLSRWVQDAGWTGVAWKDLTGGIVALHRATRP, encoded by the coding sequence GTGACCCGCGCCGACCTCGCCAAGGCCCCCCACGAGGTGGCCGCCATGTTCGACGGCGTCGCCAGCCGCTACGACCTCACCAACACCGTGCTGAGCCTGCGCCAGGACCGGTCCTGGCGCCGCGCCGTGGTGAAGGCCCTCGACCTGCGCCCCGGCGAGAAGGTCCTCGACCTCGCCGCCGGCACCGGGACCTCCACCGAGCCGTTCGCCGCCCTCGGCGCCCGCCCCGTGGCCTGCGACTTCTCCCGCGGCATGCTCGCCGTCGGCGCCCGCCGCCGCCCCGACCTGTCGTTCGTGGCCGGTGACGCCACCCGGCTGCCCTTCGCCGACGCCTCCTTCGACGCGGTGACCATCAGCTTCGGGCTGCGCAACGTCGTGGAGCCGCAGGCCGCGCTCGCGGAGATGCTCCGCGTCACCCGTCCGGGTGGCCGCCTCGTGGTCTGCGAGTTCTCCCACCCCACGTGGGCGCCGTTCCGCACCGTCTACACCGAGTACCTCATGCGCGCGCTGCCGGCCATCGCCCGCCGCACCGCCAGCAACCCCGACGCGTACGTCTACCTCGCCGAGTCGATCCGCGCCTGGCCCGACCAGGCCGGCCTGTCCCGCTGGGTGCAGGACGCCGGCTGGACCGGTGTGGCCTGGAAGGACCTCACCGGCGGGATCGTCGCGCTGCACCGCGCCACCCGCCCGTGA
- a CDS encoding geranylgeranyl reductase family protein yields MTAASTGTTTGTTTGTTADVVVVGAGPAGASAAAHLAAAGLDVVVLERSAFPRDKVCGDGLTPRAVRELAHLGISDDEQDGWARTRGLRLVGGGRSYDIPWPELASFPDHGLVRTRNDFDEVLARHAERRGARLLERTTATAPVLDERTGLVAGVRAKPVDERGRATGPEVLHRARVVLAADGVSSRTAVALGLERRPDRPLGVAARAYYRTPRSHEPWMESWLELWSGEPRRSPLLPGYGWIFGLGDGRANVGLGVIDASQPVDLKAVLKQWLATTPAEWTLDDEHLEGPVRSAALPMGFNRTPHAKDGVLLLGDAGGMVNPFNGEGIEYALHSGRLAAEVVADALDADRVLGARGRDRALQAYPAALREELGGYFALGRAFAKLIAHPPVLSAAVRLGLPRRAVMHLVVKLLANLAEPTGGDAADRVVTALSRLAPAGR; encoded by the coding sequence GTGACCGCCGCCAGCACGGGGACGACCACGGGGACCACCACGGGGACGACGGCCGACGTCGTCGTCGTCGGCGCCGGTCCGGCGGGAGCGTCCGCCGCGGCGCACCTCGCGGCGGCCGGGCTCGACGTCGTCGTCCTGGAGAGGTCCGCCTTCCCGCGCGACAAGGTCTGCGGCGACGGCCTCACCCCGCGGGCCGTGCGCGAGCTGGCCCACCTCGGCATCAGCGACGACGAGCAGGACGGCTGGGCGCGCACCCGGGGCCTGCGGCTCGTGGGCGGCGGCCGCAGCTACGACATCCCCTGGCCCGAGCTGGCCTCCTTCCCCGACCACGGCCTCGTGCGGACCAGGAACGACTTCGACGAGGTGCTCGCCCGCCACGCGGAGCGCCGCGGCGCGCGCCTGCTGGAGCGGACCACCGCCACCGCGCCCGTCCTCGACGAGCGGACCGGGCTGGTCGCCGGTGTCCGCGCGAAGCCGGTCGACGAGCGGGGACGCGCCACGGGCCCCGAGGTGCTGCACCGCGCCCGGGTGGTGCTCGCCGCGGACGGCGTCTCCAGCCGCACCGCGGTGGCCCTCGGCCTGGAGCGGCGCCCCGACCGGCCCCTGGGCGTGGCGGCGCGCGCCTACTACCGCACCCCGCGCAGCCACGAGCCGTGGATGGAGAGCTGGCTGGAGCTGTGGTCCGGCGAGCCGCGCCGGTCGCCGCTGCTGCCCGGCTACGGCTGGATCTTCGGGCTCGGCGACGGACGCGCCAACGTGGGCCTGGGCGTCATCGACGCCTCCCAGCCGGTCGACCTCAAGGCCGTGCTGAAGCAGTGGCTGGCCACCACGCCGGCGGAGTGGACCCTCGACGACGAGCACCTCGAGGGGCCGGTCCGCAGCGCGGCGCTGCCGATGGGGTTCAACCGCACGCCCCACGCGAAGGACGGCGTGCTGCTCCTGGGTGACGCGGGCGGCATGGTCAACCCCTTCAACGGCGAGGGCATCGAGTACGCCCTGCACTCCGGGAGGCTGGCCGCCGAGGTGGTCGCCGACGCCCTCGACGCCGACCGCGTGCTCGGCGCCCGGGGCAGGGACCGCGCCCTGCAGGCCTACCCCGCCGCGCTGCGCGAGGAGCTGGGCGGCTACTTCGCCCTCGGCAGGGCGTTCGCGAAGCTCATCGCCCACCCGCCGGTGCTGTCGGCCGCGGTCAGGCTGGGCCTTCCGCGCCGCGCGGTCATGCACCTCGTGGTCAAGCTGCTCGCCAACCTCGCCGAGCCGACCGGCGGTGATGCGGCCGACCGCGTGGTGACCGCGCTGTCGCGCCTGGCTCCCGCGGGGAGGTGA
- a CDS encoding polyprenyl synthetase family protein codes for MVRGAVFPAPPEPPLARARGAAAVPDVDEALTAHVLAGLDVVEGRLRDAVRHTDRLADATSRHLVEAGGKRVRPMLTLLSSHLGDPDAPGVVPAAVVVELVHLASLYHDDVMDDAPLRRGAPAAQAKWGNDVAILTGDLLFARASRLVADLGPDAVRQQAETFERLCLGQMHETVGPRPDEDPVAHHIQVLSDKTGSLIALAGRFGAQLSGAGPEVVEVMRLYGERVGVAFQLADDVLDLSRSLEDAVAATGKAAGTDLREGVPTLPVLLARRASAAGSAEAAALVDLLDADLSSDEALARAVDALAASPYAAAAQETARDWSASAVEALEVLPEGPVREALTSFARSTTERDR; via the coding sequence GTGGTCAGGGGAGCGGTCTTTCCTGCGCCCCCGGAGCCTCCGCTCGCCCGGGCGCGCGGCGCTGCCGCCGTCCCCGACGTCGACGAGGCGCTCACCGCGCACGTCCTCGCCGGGCTCGACGTGGTCGAAGGGCGCCTGCGCGACGCCGTGCGGCACACCGACAGGCTGGCCGACGCCACCTCCCGCCACCTCGTCGAGGCCGGCGGCAAGCGGGTGCGCCCGATGCTCACGCTGCTGTCCTCCCACCTGGGAGACCCCGACGCCCCCGGCGTCGTGCCGGCCGCCGTCGTGGTCGAGCTGGTGCACCTGGCGAGCCTCTACCACGACGACGTCATGGACGACGCTCCGCTGCGCCGCGGGGCTCCGGCCGCGCAGGCCAAGTGGGGCAACGACGTCGCCATCCTCACCGGGGACCTCCTCTTCGCCCGCGCCTCGCGGCTCGTGGCCGACCTCGGGCCCGACGCCGTGCGCCAGCAGGCGGAGACGTTCGAGCGGCTCTGCCTGGGTCAGATGCACGAGACCGTCGGGCCCCGCCCCGACGAGGACCCGGTCGCCCACCACATCCAGGTCCTGTCCGACAAGACCGGGTCGCTCATCGCCCTCGCCGGTCGCTTCGGCGCGCAGCTGTCCGGCGCCGGACCGGAGGTCGTCGAGGTGATGCGCCTGTACGGCGAGCGCGTGGGCGTGGCCTTCCAGCTCGCCGACGACGTGCTCGACCTGTCCCGCTCCCTCGAGGACGCCGTCGCCGCCACCGGCAAGGCCGCCGGCACCGACCTGCGCGAGGGCGTCCCCACGCTGCCGGTGCTGCTGGCCCGCCGGGCCTCGGCCGCGGGCAGCGCCGAGGCCGCCGCCCTGGTGGACCTGCTCGACGCCGACCTGTCCAGCGACGAGGCGCTCGCCCGCGCCGTCGACGCGCTCGCGGCGTCCCCGTACGCGGCCGCCGCGCAGGAGACCGCGCGCGACTGGTCGGCCTCCGCGGTGGAGGCCCTCGAGGTGCTCCCCGAGGGACCGGTGCGCGAGGCGCTCACCTCCTTCGCGCGCAGCACCACCGAGCGCGACCGCTGA
- a CDS encoding class I SAM-dependent methyltransferase — MAAPPARQAPPTLVDANRVWVDSWLRHQVGLHLEGPALARLGAHGEVCVEVGTGRRGLGARVAVDRFGARRVTAVDLHPASVDATRRRTRDLAARPGVRVDVLVADAEALPLPDASADLLVSFHALHHADDWRAVLAEAARVVRPGGQLALTEMTSRIVDAPWLRAVSHHPDGRFSSTELLDAVTAAGFEVAPERTRRWSGDRVVQAVAVRTTA; from the coding sequence GTGGCAGCACCTCCGGCCCGACAGGCCCCGCCCACGCTCGTCGACGCCAACCGCGTCTGGGTCGACTCCTGGCTCCGCCACCAGGTGGGGCTGCACCTGGAGGGACCGGCGCTGGCGCGCCTGGGCGCCCACGGCGAGGTCTGCGTGGAGGTGGGCACCGGGAGACGCGGCCTCGGCGCGCGGGTGGCCGTCGACAGGTTCGGCGCACGGCGCGTGACGGCCGTCGACCTCCACCCCGCCTCGGTGGACGCCACCCGGCGCCGCACCCGCGACCTGGCCGCCCGTCCCGGGGTCCGCGTGGACGTGCTGGTGGCCGACGCCGAGGCGCTGCCCCTGCCCGACGCCAGCGCGGACCTGCTGGTCTCCTTCCACGCCCTCCACCACGCCGACGACTGGCGCGCCGTGCTCGCCGAGGCCGCTCGCGTCGTCAGGCCCGGTGGTCAGCTGGCGCTCACGGAGATGACCTCGCGCATCGTCGACGCGCCCTGGCTGCGCGCCGTCTCGCACCACCCCGACGGCCGCTTCAGCTCCACCGAGCTGCTCGACGCCGTCACCGCGGCGGGCTTCGAGGTGGCACCGGAGCGGACCCGTCGCTGGTCCGGCGACCGCGTGGTGCAGGCCGTCGCGGTCCGCACCACGGCCTGA